A single Nostoc sp. PCC 7107 DNA region contains:
- a CDS encoding ferredoxin, whose translation MADFLPSPEEQEDNRSGLEPELGGFLRDNQERSGLEPELGGVLRQKGVYVDEITCIGCKHCAHVARNTFYIEPDYGRSRVIRQDGDAEEIIQEAIDTCPVDCIHWVDYTELRNLEDERKYQVIPVVGYPVELAVATSAKRKQKQKLKHKKSRY comes from the coding sequence ATGGCTGATTTTCTGCCTTCGCCAGAAGAACAGGAAGATAATCGTTCCGGTTTGGAACCAGAATTAGGCGGTTTTTTGCGGGATAACCAAGAACGTTCTGGTTTGGAACCGGAATTGGGTGGAGTGTTGCGGCAAAAAGGTGTTTATGTTGACGAAATCACCTGTATTGGCTGTAAACACTGTGCCCATGTAGCACGAAATACTTTTTACATTGAACCAGATTACGGGCGATCGCGCGTAATTCGTCAAGATGGGGACGCGGAAGAAATTATCCAAGAAGCAATTGACACCTGTCCCGTTGATTGCATCCATTGGGTAGATTACACAGAACTCAGAAACTTAGAAGATGAGCGTAAGTATCAAGTAATTCCTGTTGTCGGTTATCCGGTAGAATTGGCAGTTGCTACTTCTGCAAAACGAAAGCAAAAGCAAAAACTCAAACACAAAAAATCCCGTTATTAA
- a CDS encoding DUF1257 domain-containing protein, with the protein MSHFSQIKTQIRNLDSLKDALTELGIDWKPGPREVRGYRGQTHPAEVTIEQENGYDIGFRWNGKEYELVADLQYWQQNLSVDGFLRQVTQRYAYQTVVKETALAGFQVAEQQKNADGSIRLVVQRWSA; encoded by the coding sequence ATGTCACACTTTAGCCAAATTAAGACTCAAATCCGTAACCTTGATTCCTTAAAAGATGCGCTAACTGAATTGGGCATCGACTGGAAACCCGGCCCCCGTGAGGTACGTGGTTATCGTGGTCAAACCCATCCTGCGGAAGTGACCATCGAGCAGGAAAATGGCTATGACATCGGCTTTAGATGGAATGGCAAAGAATACGAACTAGTTGCTGACTTGCAATATTGGCAACAAAATCTGTCTGTAGATGGTTTCTTGCGCCAAGTAACCCAGCGTTATGCTTATCAAACAGTTGTTAAAGAAACTGCGCTGGCTGGCTTTCAAGTTGCTGAACAACAGAAAAATGCCGACGGTTCTATTCGCTTAGTAGTACAACGCTGGAGTGCGTAA
- a CDS encoding DUF2997 domain-containing protein has translation METLEFIIYPDGRVQEKVTGIVGASCAEVTAAIEAQLGQVLNQEPTSEFFANQIQESNLANTQATYSEW, from the coding sequence ATGGAGACATTAGAATTCATAATTTATCCAGACGGTCGCGTACAAGAGAAAGTCACTGGCATTGTGGGTGCTTCTTGTGCTGAGGTAACAGCGGCAATTGAAGCACAACTGGGGCAAGTACTTAATCAAGAGCCAACCTCAGAATTTTTCGCCAATCAAATACAAGAATCCAATCTGGCGAATACACAAGCTACTTACAGCGAATGGTAA